Proteins encoded by one window of Enterobacter pseudoroggenkampii:
- the accD gene encoding acetyl-CoA carboxylase, carboxyltransferase subunit beta, which yields MSWIERIKSNITPTRKASIPEGVWTKCDSCGQVLYRAELERNLEVCPKCDHHMRMSARNRLHSLLDEGSLVELGSELEPKDVLKFRDSKKYKDRLASAQKETGEKDALIVMKGTLHEMPVVAAAFEFSFMGGSMGSVVGARFVRAVEQALEDNCPLICFSASGGARMQEALMSLMQMAKTSAALAKMQERGLPYISVLTDPTMGGVSASFAMLGDLNIAEPKALIGFAGPRVIEQTVREKLPPGFQRSEFLIEKGAIDMIVRRPEMRLKLASILAKLMNLPAPNPDEPREGVVVPDQEPEA from the coding sequence ATGAGCTGGATTGAACGAATTAAAAGTAACATTACCCCAACGCGTAAAGCGAGCATTCCTGAAGGGGTATGGACGAAGTGTGATAGCTGCGGTCAGGTTCTGTATCGCGCAGAGCTGGAGCGCAACCTTGAGGTGTGTCCGAAGTGTGACCACCATATGCGTATGTCGGCGCGCAACCGCCTGCATAGCCTGCTGGACGAAGGCTCTCTGGTAGAGCTGGGTAGCGAACTCGAGCCAAAAGACGTGCTGAAGTTCCGCGATTCCAAAAAATACAAAGATCGTCTGGCCTCTGCACAAAAAGAGACTGGCGAGAAAGACGCGCTGATCGTCATGAAAGGCACCCTGCATGAGATGCCGGTTGTTGCCGCTGCGTTTGAGTTCTCCTTTATGGGCGGCTCAATGGGCTCTGTGGTCGGTGCGCGCTTCGTGCGTGCCGTTGAGCAGGCGCTGGAAGACAACTGTCCGCTGATCTGCTTCTCTGCCTCCGGCGGTGCGCGTATGCAGGAAGCGCTGATGTCACTGATGCAGATGGCGAAAACCTCTGCTGCGCTGGCGAAGATGCAGGAGCGCGGTCTGCCGTATATCTCCGTGCTGACCGACCCAACCATGGGCGGCGTCTCCGCGAGCTTCGCAATGCTGGGCGATCTGAACATCGCTGAGCCAAAAGCGCTGATCGGCTTTGCGGGTCCTCGCGTTATCGAGCAGACCGTTCGTGAAAAACTGCCGCCGGGCTTCCAGCGCAGTGAGTTCCTCATCGAGAAAGGCGCCATCGACATGATCGTCCGCCGTCCGGAAATGCGCCTGAAGCTGGCGAGCATCCTGGCGAAGCTGATGAATCTGCCAGCGCCGAACCCGGATGAGCCGCGCGAAGGCGTGGTGGTACCGGATCAGGAACCCGAGGCCTGA
- the hisJ gene encoding histidine ABC transporter substrate-binding protein HisJ encodes MKKLVLSLSLVLAFSSATAAFAAIPQKIRIGTDPTYAPFESKNSKGELVGFDIDLANELCKRIKAQCTYVENPLDALIPSLKAKKIDVIMSSLSITEKRQQEIAFTDKLYAADSRLVVAKSSDVQPTLESLKGKRVGVLQGTTQETYGNEHWAPKGIEIVSYQGQENIYADLTAGRIDAAFQDEVAASEGFLKTPVGKDYKFGGPSIKDVKLFGVGTGMGLRKEDNELREALNKAFAEMRADGTYDKLAKKYFDFNVYGG; translated from the coding sequence ATGAAAAAACTCGTGTTGTCACTATCTCTGGTGCTGGCCTTTTCCAGCGCTACCGCGGCATTCGCAGCCATTCCGCAGAAAATTCGGATCGGTACCGATCCCACCTATGCGCCGTTCGAATCGAAGAATTCAAAGGGTGAACTGGTTGGTTTTGACATCGATCTGGCCAATGAGCTGTGCAAACGCATCAAAGCACAGTGTACCTACGTTGAGAACCCGCTGGATGCGCTGATCCCGTCCCTGAAAGCGAAAAAAATCGACGTGATCATGTCCTCGCTCTCCATCACTGAAAAACGCCAGCAGGAGATTGCCTTCACAGACAAACTTTACGCGGCCGATTCTCGTCTGGTGGTGGCTAAATCGTCTGACGTTCAGCCAACGCTGGAGTCCCTGAAAGGTAAACGTGTCGGCGTGCTGCAGGGCACTACCCAGGAAACCTACGGTAACGAACACTGGGCGCCGAAGGGGATTGAAATCGTCTCCTATCAGGGCCAGGAAAATATCTACGCTGACCTGACGGCAGGCCGAATTGATGCGGCATTCCAGGATGAAGTCGCGGCAAGCGAAGGCTTCCTGAAAACGCCGGTCGGTAAAGATTACAAGTTTGGCGGCCCGTCCATTAAGGACGTGAAGCTGTTTGGTGTGGGCACCGGTATGGGCCTGCGCAAAGAAGACAACGAGCTGCGTGAGGCGCTGAACAAAGCGTTTGCTGAAATGCGCGCTGACGGCACCTACGACAAGCTGGCGAAAAAGTACTTTGATTTTAATGTTTACGGCGGCTAA
- a CDS encoding DedA family protein, translating to MDVIRFLIDFILHIDVHLAELVAQYGVWVYAILFLILFCETGLVVTPFLPGDSLLFVAGALSALPTNDLNVHLMVVLMVIAAIVGDAVNYTIGRVFGERLFSNPDSKIFRRSYLDKTHAFYERHGGKTIILARFVPIVRTFAPFVAGMGHMSYRHFAMYNVVGALLWVLLFTYAGYLFGDLPVVQENLKLLIVAIIVLSVLPGVIEIIRHKRAAAKQAK from the coding sequence ATGGACGTAATTCGTTTTTTGATTGATTTCATCCTGCATATTGATGTTCACCTGGCGGAGCTGGTCGCGCAGTATGGCGTCTGGGTTTACGCTATTCTGTTCCTCATTCTGTTTTGTGAAACCGGTCTGGTCGTTACCCCATTCCTGCCAGGGGATTCCCTGCTGTTCGTTGCCGGCGCGCTATCGGCGTTACCCACTAACGATCTGAACGTGCATCTTATGGTGGTGCTGATGGTGATTGCCGCTATTGTCGGTGATGCGGTCAACTACACGATTGGACGCGTATTCGGTGAGCGGCTGTTCAGCAATCCGGATTCGAAAATTTTCCGTCGCAGCTATTTAGACAAAACCCATGCGTTTTATGAACGCCATGGCGGAAAAACCATTATCCTTGCGCGCTTTGTGCCTATTGTGCGCACATTTGCACCGTTTGTGGCGGGAATGGGACATATGTCCTATCGTCATTTTGCCATGTATAACGTCGTGGGGGCGCTGCTGTGGGTACTGCTGTTTACCTATGCAGGCTACCTGTTTGGCGATCTCCCGGTGGTTCAGGAAAATCTTAAGTTACTGATTGTAGCGATTATTGTGCTTTCCGTACTGCCGGGCGTTATCGAAATTATTCGTCATAAACGTGCGGCGGCAAAACAAGCGAAGTAA
- the dedD gene encoding cell division protein DedD, whose amino-acid sequence MASKFQNRLTGTIVLVALGVIILPGLLDGQKKHYQDEFAAIPLVPKPGDRDEPDMLPAATQALPAQPPEGAAEEVRAGDAAAPSLDPSRLAAASNSDIDPVPVEQPKPVEKPKPVEKPQPQPKPQRDKAAEQLAAASETPPPAKPAQQDAAAPTGKAYVVQLGALKNADKVNEVVSKLRSAGYRVYTSPSTPVQGKITRILVGPEASKDKLKGSLGELKQISGLSGVVMGYSAN is encoded by the coding sequence GTGGCGAGTAAGTTTCAGAACCGTTTAACAGGAACCATTGTGCTGGTCGCGCTCGGGGTGATTATTCTCCCGGGTCTGCTCGACGGGCAGAAAAAGCATTATCAGGATGAGTTTGCCGCTATTCCGCTGGTGCCGAAGCCGGGTGACCGCGATGAGCCGGATATGCTGCCTGCGGCGACGCAGGCGCTGCCTGCTCAGCCGCCGGAAGGGGCGGCGGAAGAGGTGCGTGCAGGCGATGCCGCCGCACCATCGCTCGATCCGTCTCGCCTGGCGGCAGCGAGCAACAGCGATATCGATCCGGTGCCGGTCGAGCAGCCTAAACCGGTTGAAAAACCGAAGCCGGTTGAGAAGCCGCAGCCGCAGCCGAAACCGCAGCGGGATAAAGCCGCAGAACAGCTAGCCGCGGCGTCAGAGACACCTCCGCCAGCAAAACCGGCGCAGCAGGATGCCGCTGCCCCAACGGGTAAAGCCTACGTGGTGCAGCTTGGTGCGCTGAAAAACGCCGATAAGGTCAACGAGGTCGTGAGCAAACTGCGCAGTGCGGGATATCGTGTTTACACTTCACCTTCCACGCCGGTGCAGGGTAAAATTACCCGTATCCTCGTGGGGCCAGAAGCGTCCAAAGATAAGCTTAAAGGTTCGCTCGGTGAGCTGAAGCAGATCTCCGGCCTGAGCGGTGTGGTGATGGGCTACAGCGCGAACTGA
- the purF gene encoding amidophosphoribosyltransferase, which yields MCGIVGIAGFMPVNQSIYDALTVLQHRGQDAAGIITIDANNCFRLRKANGLVNDVFEARHMQRLQGNMGIGHVRYPTAGSSSASEAQPFYVNSPYGITLAHNGNLTNAHELRKKLFEEKRRHINTTSDSEILLNVFASELDNFRHYPLEADNIFAAIAATNRQIRGAYACVAMIIGHGMVAFRDPNGIRPLVLGKRDLGDGRTEYMVASESVALDTLGFEFLRDVAPGEAVYITEKGQLFTRQCADNPVSNPCLFEYVYFARPDSFIDKISVYSARVNMGTKLGEKIAREWDDLDIDVVIPIPETSCDIALEIARILDKPYRQGFVKNRYVGRTFIMPGQHLRRKSVRRKLNANRAEFRDKNVLLVDDSIVRGTTSEQIIEMAREAGAKKVYLASAAPEIRFPNVYGIDMPTANELIAHGREVDEIRQIIGADGLIFQDLNDLIDAVRAENPEIQQFECSVFNGIYVTKDVDQQYLDYLDSLRNDDAKAVQMQNDLESLEMHNEG from the coding sequence ATGTGCGGTATTGTCGGTATCGCCGGTTTCATGCCGGTAAACCAGTCGATTTATGACGCGTTAACGGTGCTTCAGCACCGTGGGCAGGATGCTGCGGGTATCATCACCATTGATGCAAACAACTGCTTCCGTTTACGCAAGGCGAATGGCCTGGTAAACGATGTGTTTGAAGCCCGCCATATGCAGCGTCTGCAAGGTAATATGGGGATCGGTCACGTTCGTTATCCTACTGCTGGCAGTTCCAGCGCCTCTGAGGCACAGCCTTTCTACGTCAACTCACCGTATGGCATTACCCTTGCTCATAACGGAAACCTGACCAACGCGCATGAGCTGCGTAAAAAGCTGTTCGAAGAGAAACGTCGCCACATTAACACCACCTCTGATTCTGAAATCCTGCTCAATGTGTTCGCCAGCGAGCTGGATAACTTCCGTCACTATCCGCTGGAAGCAGACAACATTTTTGCCGCGATTGCCGCGACAAACCGTCAGATCCGCGGCGCGTACGCCTGCGTTGCGATGATCATCGGTCACGGTATGGTCGCCTTCCGCGATCCTAACGGCATTCGTCCGCTGGTGCTCGGTAAGCGCGACCTCGGCGATGGCCGTACTGAATATATGGTTGCCTCTGAGAGCGTGGCGCTGGATACCCTGGGCTTCGAATTCCTGCGCGACGTTGCGCCGGGCGAAGCGGTCTACATCACCGAGAAGGGCCAGCTGTTTACCCGCCAGTGTGCCGACAACCCGGTCAGCAACCCGTGCCTGTTTGAATACGTTTACTTTGCCCGTCCGGATTCCTTCATCGACAAGATTTCCGTCTACAGCGCGCGCGTCAACATGGGCACCAAGCTGGGCGAGAAGATTGCCCGCGAGTGGGACGATCTCGACATCGACGTGGTGATTCCTATCCCGGAGACCTCCTGCGATATCGCGCTGGAGATCGCCCGCATTCTGGACAAGCCATACCGTCAGGGCTTCGTGAAGAACCGCTACGTTGGCCGCACCTTTATCATGCCGGGGCAGCACCTGCGTCGTAAGTCCGTGCGCCGCAAGCTGAACGCCAACCGCGCGGAATTCCGCGACAAGAACGTTCTGCTGGTGGATGACTCCATTGTTCGCGGCACCACCTCTGAGCAGATTATCGAGATGGCGCGCGAAGCGGGTGCGAAGAAAGTCTATCTGGCCTCTGCTGCGCCGGAGATTCGCTTCCCGAACGTGTACGGCATCGATATGCCAACCGCCAACGAGCTGATCGCTCACGGCCGTGAAGTGGATGAAATTCGTCAGATTATCGGTGCCGACGGCCTGATTTTCCAGGATCTGAACGATCTCATCGACGCGGTGCGTGCCGAGAACCCGGAAATTCAGCAGTTTGAATGCTCCGTGTTCAACGGTATTTACGTGACCAAAGACGTTGACCAGCAGTACCTCGACTATCTTGATTCGCTGCGCAACGACGATGCGAAAGCCGTCCAGATGCAGAACGATCTCGAAAGTTTAGAGATGCACAACGAAGGTTGA
- the argT gene encoding lysine/arginine/ornithine ABC transporter substrate-binding protein ArgT produces MKKTVLALSLLVGLSAAAGSYAALPQTVRIGTDATYAPFSSKDAKGDFVGFDIDLGNEMCKRIAVKCTWVGSDFDALIPSLKAKKIDAIISSLSITEKRQQEIAFSDKLYAADSRLIAPKGSPIKPTIDSLKGKHVGVLQGSTQEGYANATWREKGVDVVAYQNQDLIYSDLAAGRLDAAFQDEVAASEGFLKQPAGKDYAFAGPSVKDKKYFGDGTGIGLRKDDTELKAAFDKAFAELRKDGTYDKLAKKYFDFNVYGE; encoded by the coding sequence ATGAAGAAGACGGTTCTGGCTCTGTCTTTGCTCGTGGGGTTAAGTGCGGCAGCAGGTAGCTACGCAGCGCTTCCACAGACGGTTCGTATCGGTACAGACGCAACCTACGCGCCATTCTCTTCCAAGGATGCGAAAGGCGATTTCGTGGGGTTTGATATCGATCTGGGAAATGAAATGTGCAAGCGCATTGCGGTGAAATGCACATGGGTGGGCAGCGACTTTGACGCGTTAATCCCGTCGCTGAAAGCCAAGAAAATCGACGCCATTATCTCTTCTCTCTCCATCACCGAAAAACGCCAGCAGGAGATTGCCTTCTCTGACAAGCTCTACGCCGCGGATTCTCGCCTGATTGCGCCAAAAGGCTCCCCGATTAAGCCAACCATCGACTCGCTGAAAGGCAAGCATGTTGGCGTGCTTCAGGGATCGACCCAGGAAGGTTATGCCAATGCTACCTGGCGTGAGAAGGGTGTAGACGTGGTGGCCTATCAGAACCAGGATCTGATTTACTCTGACCTGGCCGCAGGCCGTCTGGATGCCGCATTCCAGGATGAAGTCGCCGCGAGCGAAGGCTTCCTGAAACAGCCTGCGGGTAAAGACTATGCGTTTGCGGGCCCGTCGGTGAAAGACAAAAAATACTTTGGTGACGGCACCGGTATTGGCCTGCGTAAGGATGATACCGAGCTGAAAGCCGCCTTCGACAAAGCCTTTGCAGAGCTGCGTAAAGACGGTACTTACGACAAACTGGCGAAGAAATACTTCGACTTCAACGTATACGGTGAATAA
- a CDS encoding histidine ABC transporter permease HisQ — translation MLYGFSGVILHGALVTLELAISSVVLAVLIGLAGAGAKLSANKPLALIFEGYTTLIRGVPDLVLMLLIFYGLQIALNSVTDAMGMGQIDIDPMVAGIITLGFIYGAYFTETFRGAYMAVPKGHIEAATAFGFTSSQTFRRIMFPAMMRYALPGIGNNWQVILKATALVSLLGLEDVVKATQLAGKSTWEPFYFAVVCGVIYLVFTTVSNGVLLLLERRYSVGVKRADL, via the coding sequence ATGCTGTACGGATTTTCTGGCGTTATTTTACATGGCGCGCTTGTCACCCTAGAGCTGGCTATCAGCTCCGTGGTGCTGGCGGTGCTGATAGGTCTGGCAGGCGCAGGGGCGAAGCTTTCGGCTAACAAACCGCTGGCGCTAATTTTTGAAGGCTACACCACGCTTATTCGCGGCGTTCCCGATCTGGTGCTGATGCTGCTTATCTTTTACGGTCTGCAGATTGCGCTGAACAGCGTAACGGACGCGATGGGCATGGGACAAATTGATATCGACCCGATGGTGGCCGGTATTATTACCCTCGGTTTTATCTACGGTGCCTACTTCACCGAAACCTTCCGTGGTGCTTACATGGCCGTGCCGAAGGGGCACATTGAGGCGGCAACCGCATTTGGTTTTACCTCTTCACAAACGTTTCGTCGGATTATGTTCCCGGCCATGATGCGTTACGCGCTGCCGGGCATCGGCAACAACTGGCAGGTTATCCTCAAAGCGACAGCGCTGGTCTCGCTGCTCGGTCTGGAAGACGTCGTGAAAGCGACTCAGCTGGCGGGCAAGAGCACCTGGGAGCCGTTTTACTTTGCGGTGGTCTGCGGCGTGATTTATCTGGTCTTTACGACCGTCTCCAATGGTGTGCTGCTTCTGCTCGAGCGTCGCTACTCCGTGGGTGTGAAGAGGGCTGACCTGTGA
- a CDS encoding UbiX family flavin prenyltransferase, producing the protein MKRLIVGLSGASGAIYGVRLLQVLRNVAEVETHLVMSQAARQTLSLETDLSLRDVQALADVVHDARDIAASISSGSFKTAGMVILPCSIKTLSGIVNSYTDTLVTRAADVVLKERRPLVLCVRETPLHLGHLRLMTQAAELGAIIMPPVPAFYHRPTSLDDVINQTVNRVLDQFDIDLPEDLFTRWQGA; encoded by the coding sequence ATGAAACGACTCATTGTTGGGCTCAGCGGCGCCAGCGGCGCGATTTACGGCGTACGTCTGTTACAGGTTCTGCGTAACGTGGCGGAAGTCGAGACCCATCTGGTGATGAGCCAGGCGGCGCGGCAGACCCTCTCTCTGGAAACCGATCTCTCCCTGCGCGATGTTCAGGCACTGGCGGACGTGGTTCACGATGCCCGTGATATCGCCGCCAGCATCTCCTCAGGCTCGTTTAAAACGGCTGGCATGGTTATCCTGCCCTGTTCCATTAAAACCCTCTCCGGCATTGTGAACAGCTATACCGATACCCTGGTAACGCGCGCGGCGGATGTGGTGCTGAAGGAGCGTCGTCCTCTGGTGCTCTGCGTGCGGGAAACGCCGCTGCACCTTGGCCACCTGCGTTTGATGACCCAGGCCGCGGAGCTGGGAGCCATCATCATGCCGCCGGTACCGGCATTTTATCATCGCCCGACCTCGCTGGATGACGTGATTAATCAGACCGTTAACCGCGTGCTGGATCAGTTTGACATCGACCTGCCTGAAGATCTCTTCACCCGCTGGCAGGGTGCCTGA
- the folC gene encoding bifunctional tetrahydrofolate synthase/dihydrofolate synthase — protein sequence MENKSIPQATSPLAAWLSYLENLHSKTIDMGLERVSQVAARLDVLKPAPFVFTVAGTNGKGTTCRTLESVLMAAGYKVGVYSSPHLVRYTERVRVQNRELPESAHTASFAEIEAARGEISLTYFEYGTLSALWLFKQAQLDVVILEVGLGGRLDATNMVDADVAVVTSIALDHIDWLGPDRESIGREKAGIFRANKPAVVGEPDMPHTIADVANEKGARLLRRDVDWQYEVQDNGWRFSDAQGALDNLPLPQVPQPNAATALAALRASGLTVSEQAIRDGIKNALLPGRFQIVSESPRLILDVAHNPHAAAYLAGRLNSLPKTGRVLAVIGMLHDKDIGGTLACMESVVDSWYCAPLEGPRGATAEQLMEHLGKGAIYSSVAQAWHAAMADAKPEDTVLVCGSFHTVAHVMEVMDAGRTGGE from the coding sequence ATGGAAAATAAAAGCATTCCCCAAGCCACGTCGCCCCTGGCCGCGTGGCTTTCTTATCTGGAAAACCTGCACAGTAAAACCATCGATATGGGGCTTGAGCGCGTAAGCCAGGTCGCCGCGCGTCTTGATGTGCTCAAACCGGCACCTTTCGTGTTCACCGTCGCGGGGACCAACGGTAAAGGTACGACCTGCCGCACGCTGGAATCTGTCCTGATGGCCGCAGGTTACAAAGTTGGCGTGTACAGCTCGCCACACCTGGTCCGCTACACCGAGCGCGTTCGTGTGCAGAACCGCGAACTGCCGGAATCGGCGCATACGGCGTCGTTCGCGGAAATTGAAGCCGCACGCGGTGAGATCTCATTAACCTATTTTGAATACGGTACCCTGTCGGCGCTGTGGCTGTTCAAACAGGCGCAGCTGGATGTGGTGATTCTTGAGGTTGGCCTCGGCGGACGGCTTGATGCGACCAATATGGTGGATGCGGACGTGGCGGTGGTCACCAGCATCGCGCTGGACCATATCGACTGGCTGGGACCGGATCGTGAAAGCATTGGCCGCGAGAAGGCCGGTATTTTCCGCGCAAATAAGCCCGCGGTGGTTGGCGAGCCGGATATGCCGCATACCATTGCTGACGTGGCGAACGAGAAGGGCGCGCGTCTGCTGCGCCGCGACGTTGACTGGCAGTACGAGGTCCAGGATAACGGCTGGCGCTTTAGCGACGCGCAGGGCGCGCTCGACAACCTGCCGCTGCCGCAGGTACCGCAGCCGAACGCGGCAACCGCGCTGGCGGCACTGCGCGCCAGTGGCCTCACGGTCAGCGAGCAGGCGATCCGCGACGGCATTAAGAATGCGCTGTTGCCCGGGCGTTTCCAGATCGTCAGCGAGTCACCGCGCCTGATTCTGGATGTGGCGCATAACCCCCATGCGGCGGCGTATCTCGCGGGACGTCTCAATTCGTTACCAAAAACCGGGCGCGTGCTGGCGGTTATCGGTATGCTTCATGATAAAGATATCGGCGGGACGCTGGCCTGCATGGAGAGTGTGGTCGATAGCTGGTATTGTGCTCCTCTGGAGGGGCCGCGCGGCGCGACGGCTGAGCAGTTGATGGAACATCTCGGTAAAGGCGCAATCTACAGTAGCGTGGCTCAGGCCTGGCATGCCGCGATGGCGGATGCTAAACCAGAAGATACCGTGCTGGTGTGTGGGTCATTCCACACGGTGGCACATGTCATGGAAGTGATGGACGCGGGGAGAACCGGTGGCGAGTAA
- the truA gene encoding tRNA pseudouridine(38-40) synthase TruA produces MSDVEQKSVHRIALGIEYDGSKYYGWQRQNEVRSVQEKLEKALSQVANEPINVLCAGRTDAGVHGTGQVVHFETTAVRKDAAWTLGVNANLPGDIAVRWVKAVPDDFHARFSATARRYRYVIYNQRLRPAVLSQGVTHFYEPLDAERMHRAAQCLIGENDFTSFRAVQCQSRTPWRNVMHINVSRFGAYVVVDIKANAFVHHMVRNIVGSLMEVGAGHQPESWIADLLAAKDRTLAAATAKAEGLYLVSVDYPDRFDLPKPPMGPLFLAD; encoded by the coding sequence ATGTCAGACGTGGAACAAAAGTCGGTCCATAGAATTGCCCTCGGCATTGAGTACGACGGCAGTAAGTATTATGGCTGGCAGCGTCAGAACGAGGTGCGCAGCGTCCAGGAGAAGCTGGAAAAAGCGCTCTCTCAGGTGGCAAACGAGCCGATTAACGTCCTGTGCGCAGGACGTACGGATGCGGGTGTTCACGGTACGGGTCAGGTCGTGCACTTTGAAACCACCGCCGTGCGTAAGGATGCCGCCTGGACCCTGGGTGTAAATGCGAATTTGCCTGGTGACATTGCGGTGCGTTGGGTAAAAGCTGTGCCGGATGATTTTCACGCGCGCTTTAGCGCCACGGCGCGTCGCTACCGTTATGTCATCTACAACCAGCGCCTGCGTCCGGCGGTGTTAAGCCAGGGCGTGACGCATTTTTATGAACCGCTTGATGCTGAACGTATGCATCGCGCGGCGCAGTGTCTGATTGGTGAAAATGACTTTACGTCGTTTCGTGCGGTGCAGTGTCAGTCCCGCACGCCGTGGCGAAACGTCATGCACATAAACGTCAGCCGTTTTGGCGCGTATGTGGTGGTGGATATCAAAGCCAATGCCTTTGTACATCATATGGTTCGGAATATTGTGGGCAGCCTGATGGAAGTGGGCGCCGGACACCAGCCGGAGAGCTGGATTGCAGATCTGCTGGCAGCGAAGGACAGAACGCTTGCGGCAGCTACGGCGAAAGCGGAAGGGTTGTATCTGGTCTCGGTAGACTATCCGGATCGGTTTGACCTGCCGAAACCGCCAATGGGCCCGCTTTTTTTAGCGGACTAA
- the cvpA gene encoding colicin V production protein → MVWIDYAIIAVIGFSCLVSLIRGFVREALSLVTWGCAFFVASHYYTYLSVWFTGFEDELVRNGIAIAVLFIATLIVGAIVNYVIGQLVEKTGLSGTDRVLGICFGALRGVLIVAAILFFLDTFTGFSKSEDWQKSQLIPEFSFIIRWFFDYLQSSSSFLPRA, encoded by the coding sequence ATGGTCTGGATTGATTACGCCATCATTGCGGTGATTGGTTTTTCCTGTCTGGTTAGCCTGATCCGTGGCTTTGTTCGTGAAGCGTTATCGCTGGTGACATGGGGTTGTGCTTTCTTTGTTGCCAGTCATTACTACACTTACCTGTCTGTCTGGTTCACGGGCTTTGAAGATGAACTGGTCCGAAATGGAATCGCTATCGCGGTGCTGTTTATCGCAACGCTGATTGTCGGCGCTATCGTGAATTACGTGATAGGTCAGCTGGTCGAGAAAACCGGTCTGTCAGGAACGGACAGGGTGCTCGGGATCTGTTTCGGGGCATTACGAGGCGTGCTGATTGTGGCCGCGATCCTGTTCTTCCTGGATACCTTCACCGGGTTCTCCAAAAGCGAAGACTGGCAAAAATCGCAGCTCATTCCAGAGTTCAGCTTCATCATCAGATGGTTCTTTGACTATCTGCAAAGCTCGTCAAGTTTTTTGCCCAGGGCATAA
- a CDS encoding aspartate-semialdehyde dehydrogenase has translation MSEGWNIAILGATGAVGEALLETLAERQFPVGDIYALARTDSAGEHLRFNSKSVMVQDAAAFDWTQAQLAFFAAGAEATAAYVEEATNAGCLVIDLSGLFSMEPDVPLVVPDVNPFVLADYRNRNVIAVPNSLTSQLLTALKPLIDDGGLSRITVTSLLSASANGKKAVDALAGQSAKLLNGIPIDEDDFFGRQLAFNMLPLLPDREGSVREERRIVDEVRKILQDDGLMISASVVQSPVFYGHAQMVGFEALRPLAAEEARDAFGRGEDIVLSEESEFPTQVGDATGSAHLSVGCVRNDYGMPEQVQFWSVADNVRFGGALMAVKIAEKLVQEYLY, from the coding sequence ATGTCTGAAGGCTGGAACATTGCCATTTTAGGTGCCACGGGTGCCGTGGGCGAAGCCCTGCTCGAAACCCTTGCTGAGCGTCAGTTCCCGGTGGGCGATATCTATGCGCTGGCGCGTACCGACAGTGCAGGTGAGCATCTGCGTTTTAACAGTAAATCCGTGATGGTCCAGGACGCGGCAGCATTCGACTGGACCCAGGCGCAGCTGGCGTTTTTCGCTGCGGGCGCTGAAGCCACTGCTGCGTACGTTGAAGAGGCGACCAACGCAGGCTGCCTGGTGATCGACCTGAGCGGCCTGTTCTCGATGGAGCCGGATGTGCCGCTGGTGGTGCCGGACGTGAACCCGTTTGTGCTGGCTGACTACCGCAACCGTAACGTCATTGCGGTGCCGAACAGCCTGACCAGCCAGCTGCTGACTGCCCTGAAACCGCTGATCGACGACGGCGGCCTGTCGCGCATTACCGTCACCAGCCTGCTCTCCGCGTCCGCGAACGGTAAAAAGGCCGTTGACGCGCTGGCCGGGCAGAGCGCGAAGCTGCTGAACGGTATCCCGATTGATGAAGATGATTTCTTTGGCCGCCAGCTGGCGTTCAACATGCTGCCGCTGCTGCCGGACCGCGAGGGTTCCGTGCGCGAAGAGCGTCGTATCGTCGATGAGGTGCGTAAAATTCTGCAGGACGATGGCCTGATGATCTCCGCAAGTGTCGTGCAGTCCCCGGTCTTTTACGGCCACGCGCAGATGGTCGGCTTTGAAGCGCTGCGTCCGCTGGCGGCAGAAGAGGCGCGCGATGCGTTTGGCCGCGGTGAAGACATCGTGCTCTCTGAAGAGAGCGAGTTCCCGACCCAGGTGGGCGATGCCACCGGCAGCGCGCATCTTTCCGTTGGCTGCGTGCGTAACGATTACGGCATGCCGGAACAGGTTCAGTTCTGGTCCGTTGCGGACAACGTTCGCTTTGGCGGCGCGCTGATGGCGGTCAAAATCGCTGAAAAACTGGTGCAGGAGTACCTGTACTGA